Part of the Candidatus Hydrogenedentota bacterium genome, GGCACGGCGAGCCACACCTTCACCCGCGCCCTCTACGGGCTGGTGGTCTCGACAGCCGCCGGGGTGCCCGTGGCGCTGCTTACCAGGCCACAGCCCATGGCGCGGCTGATCGGGCTGGTGAACGGCTCGCAAGTGGACGCCATGCGCGTGTTCAAGGGGGGCGAGGTGAACCGCCTGCCCGGCGGGCGGGCGCACGCCGCGCTGGCCGTGTCGGCGGAGATGGACAGCGCCGAGCGGGTGCTGGTCCCGCAGGCGGCGCTGGACCTGATGCGCGCGGAGCAGGAGGACATCATTTACGTCTGCGACGCGCGCTGGTGGCTGGGCGGACTGAAGAGCATCCATGCGCGCGTGGGCGGGGTCAGTCCGGACAACCGGGTGCATCTCAGCCGAGCCGCGCTGGAGGGCGCCCGCCTTGCGGACGGCGCGCGGGTTTTCCTGGAAAAGACCTGCTGACGCGGGGTGTCCGCAGGGAAACCCGTCTTTTGCGCCCGCGATCGCGTGATTTCCATCCGGCGGGCCGGATGCGCATAATATTCCCTCCACACGGTTCCGTCCCGGCGCGGCGGCGGGGCCGTGGCAACAGCATGCGCCCACGCCCGACGGGAGGTCCCCATGCCCCTCAAATTTCGCAAGGTGCTGATCGCCGATGAGCGGTACGAGTCGGCGGGGGTCTTCGACGTGAACGGGGACGGGTTGCCGGACATTGTTTCCGGCGCGTGGTGGTATGAGGGGCCGGACTTCAAAAAGCGCCACCGCATCGGGCCGGTCGCCGCGCATGACGAGTACTATGACGATTTCTCGACCATCCCCCTGGATGTGAACGGGAACGGGCGGCTGGACTTCATCACGGGCGGCTGGTGGGGCAACACCCTGCGCTGGCGCGAAAACCCCGGCGACCCGGACCGGGAGTGGCCGGAGCATGTCATCGCGGAGGTGGGCAATGTGGAGACAACCCGCGCGTGGGATGTGGACGGCGACGGGGTTCCGGAGATCGTGCCGAACTGCCCAAACGGCCCGCTGACGGTGTTCAAGCTGGACACGGACGCGCGGGGGCGCGGCCTGGGCACCTTCACGGCGCACAGGATATTCGAGGGGCCGCAGGGCCATGGCCTGGGCGCGGGGGACATCGCGGGGAACGGGCGGGTGGACTTCGCGCTGAACCACGGCTGGCTGGAGGCGCCCGCGCGGCCTTTTGACGAGCCCTGGGTCTGGCATCCGGAATATCAACTGTCGGGCTCGGCGAGCGTGCCAATCCTGGTGGCGGACGTGAACGGGGACGGCCTCAACGACCTGATTGTTGGGGCGGGCCACGACTACGGCCTGCACTGGGTGGGGCAGGGCCGGGACGGCGCGGGGAACCGCACCTGGACGCCCCATTGCATTGACCCCGACAATTCGCAGTATCATGACATGATGTGGCTGGACTTGGACGGCGACGGCGCCCCGGAGCTGGTGACGGGCAAGCGGTATCGCGCCCACTGCGGGTTTGACCCGGGCGCCTTCGACCCCTACGGCTGCTATTACTTCAAATGGAACGGCGCGCACTTCACCAAGCAGGTGATCGCCTACGGCCCGGTGCGCGAGTCCAAGGGCCTCGGCCTTCAGTTCGCCGTGGCGGACCTGACGGGC contains:
- a CDS encoding VCBS repeat-containing protein, which gives rise to MPLKFRKVLIADERYESAGVFDVNGDGLPDIVSGAWWYEGPDFKKRHRIGPVAAHDEYYDDFSTIPLDVNGNGRLDFITGGWWGNTLRWRENPGDPDREWPEHVIAEVGNVETTRAWDVDGDGVPEIVPNCPNGPLTVFKLDTDARGRGLGTFTAHRIFEGPQGHGLGAGDIAGNGRVDFALNHGWLEAPARPFDEPWVWHPEYQLSGSASVPILVADVNGDGLNDLIVGAGHDYGLHWVGQGRDGAGNRTWTPHCIDPDNSQYHDMMWLDLDGDGAPELVTGKRYRAHCGFDPGAFDPYGCYYFKWNGAHFTKQVIAYGPVRESKGLGLQFAVADLTGNGLPDIVAPGKDGLCVFYNEG